The following nucleotide sequence is from Euleptes europaea isolate rEulEur1 chromosome 3, rEulEur1.hap1, whole genome shotgun sequence.
actaaggtccctgtcctccccaaaccctgcccttcccaggtttcactcctaaaatctccaggaatttcccaacctggagttggcatatgGGAAGATTGGGAAGATGGGAAAGTGGATGTCAGTGTGACGTGGAATCTTGGTCCAGCTTCTGTCTCACTGCTTGTTTGGGGAAGCATAATCCTTACTCTACAATCCCAGAGCTTTCCACAGGGCCCCCTTCACCTCTTTGTTGCGTAAGCTGTAGATGAGGGGGTTGAGCATGGGAGTGATGATGCAATACAGCGTGGAGACCAGGGTATCAATCTCCAAGGAGTAGCCGGCACTGGGGCGGTTGTAGTTCACATTGGCCATCCCAAAGTAGATTACAACCACAACCATGTGGGATGTGCAGGTGGAAAAGGCCTTGCTCCGGCCAGTGTTGGAGCGAATCCGCACGATGGCCGACAGGATGTAGACATACGAGATGACGACAAGTAAGAATGGACTCAAGCCCACAAAGACACTGGCTGTGTGAAGGGCCATCTCGTTGACATAGATGTCACTGCAGGCGATTTTCAAGAGTGGTGGGACATCGCAGAATATGTGGTCGATCTGGTTGGCCCCACAGAAGGACAGATTGGTGGCCAGGGTAGTGTGAATGGCTGAGTCCAAGAAGCCCCAGAACCACGAAAAGATGGCCAGAGGGACACGGACCTGGGTGCTCATGAGATTATTGTAGTGCAGTGGTTGGCAAATGGCGGCATAGCGGTCATAGGCCATGACAGCCAGCAGGGCACACTCTGAGCCTGCGAAAGTCATCAGGAAGAACATCTGGGCCATGCACTGGTTGTAGGAGATGGTTGGCTTCTGGCGGAAAAAGTTTGTCAGGATCTTGGGGACTGTGACGGATGAGTAGCAAATGTCCAAGCAGGAAAGGTGGGTGAGGAAAAAGTACATAGGGCTGTGAAGGCGGGAGTCCAGCTGGATCAGGGTGATGATTGTGGTGTTCCCAATTATGGTAACCAAGTAGATTGTGAGGAAAACCAGGAAGAGGAAGGCATGGCCCCTTGGGATCCCGGAGAAACCAAGGAAGATGAATTCTGACACCTGCGTCTGATTGACACCTGCTGTGAGCTCCAAAGTATCCATCTgtaagggggttggactagatgactctggtggtcccttccaactgtatgattctatgaaagggtcAGGAAGAACGAGAAGTTCTGTTAACAGAAACTGGAATTTGCACTGCATAAATAGATTAATTATGTATGCTAGGAAAAGTCTTTAATATAAAGACACAATGATTTATTGTACTGATCAGTAAAAACAGTTGAGAATATTGACTCTTAATAATAGCAGCTATCTTATGTGTGCAATCTACTGAAATGCAGTTAATACATTGCTAACACTCGACACCCTTTGGAAGGTGTAATACACTGGATGTAAGGATAATGTGtatgttattattttcttttctttaataaaaatttatttagaaaagggAAGAAACAGAAATTAATATGGGCAAAAGCAGAACTCACGGCTTTTGTGTATGTGTAATTCCACGTAGAACTATGTTTCTGGTACGTAATGAAGCATTCCTGTGGGTGCCAGGGCTTCTGCCCACATCTTTCCTGATGTTACCAAGGGTTTTCAGGAAGTGGGCCTGGCCAAGTGGGGCTTCtgcttggccattggagatctgattgcctGCGCAGATCTTTGGAAAAATTCTTCAGCAGCAACTGCCACAACAGCCCATGGATCTGTACTGTACAACTAGGAGTAAGCTGTGTGTAtacaagaaaattacagctgCTGGTCTCCgtactctccccctcctcctatgTGTATAGAAGATCGACCTGAAgggatgcctgcctgtttgcttgGCCGATAGGACAGGATTGTTGTGCCATCAttggattttgtttgattttaattgggttttattgttataaGTTTTAATATTGTGGGTGCAAATTTGAAATGATGTATCCCACCCTGAGCCGGCTTTGGCTGGCGAGGATGGGCTAGAAATCATaaaacagacagatagatagatagatagatagatagatagatagatagatagatagatagatagatagatagatagataaaatactttaaaacaatatactcattttaaaaggcatcccattAAACAAAGCTTCTGCCTGAGATGTTGAAGGGTTAGACTGAGCTGTGCATGACCTCACTCTCTGACATTgggtggctggctccgcctcccatgccagccattttatggctggctctgcctcctgtggcagccattttgtagttgtgcccaccGCCCTGTTGCAAAATTCGAAAGCTGCCCCCAAACTCTAAACTGTGAAAACATGTCAGGCTTGGGCATTTAGGCCAGCCCTGAAGTCCAGTCTGGCTCCCTTGGCAACTGTGTCTCTTGGCATTGTTCCCCTGCAACTGATGATTCCTTCCAACTGACACCCCTTTTTCATACTCCCTATCCCTAGCCTATAtgaacatagaatcataagaacataagaaaagccctgctggaccagacccaggcccatcaagtccagcagtctgttcacacagcagccaaccaggtgtctcaaggaagcccgcaaacaagacgactgcagcagcattgtcctgactgtgttccacagcacctcatataatgggcatgctcctgatcctggagagaacagggatgcatcatgactagcatccattttaactagtagccatgaatacccctctcctccatgaacatgtctattcccctcttaaagccttccaagctggtagccatcaccacaccctggggcagggagttccacaactgaactatgcgtggtgtgagaaaatacttccttttatcagttttgaatctctcaccctccagcttcagcagatgaccccgtgctctagtactatgggagagggagaaaagcttctccctgtccactctctccataccatgcacaattttacagacctctatcatgtctcctctcagccaccttctttccaagctaaacagccctaggtgttttaaccgctcctcatagggcagttgctctagccccccagatcattttggttgctcttttctgcaccttctcaagctctgtaatatacCTTTTTAGGTGTGCTGtgctgtgaaaaagacaaattccctgctgaccataattagacaaggagtagagaataaaactgctgctatcatgctgtacaaatctatggtgagaccacacttggaatattgtgtacagttctggtcaccgcatctaaaaaaaggatattgcaaagctttagaaggtacagaaaagaacaaccaaaatgatcagggggctagagcaactgtcctatggggagcggttaagatgcttagggctgtttagcttggaaagaaggcgattaatatgaggtctataaaactatgcatggtgcAGAGaggatggacagggagaagcttttctccctctcttataataccagaatgtggggccatcttctgaagctggagggtgagagattcaaaacagataaaaggaagtatttcttcacacaacacacagttaaattgtggaactccctgccccaggatgtggtgatggctgccaacttggaaggctttaagaggggagtggacatgttcatgcaggagagggctatccatggctactactcagaATAAATATCTACTatctgcagtatcagaggagcatgcctattatatcaggtgctgtagaatgcaggcaggataagtgctgctgctgccgtcttgcttgtgggcttcctggaggcccctggttggccacggtgtgaacagactgctggacttgatgcgccttggGCCTGacccagcacggcttttcttacgttcttatgagatcagagatctccattcctactcatgtctgacaaagggagctttgactcttgaagacCCATACTCTGAAatgcttgttggtctctaaggtactcctggacttgaatccagctgtttcactgcagaccaacatggccacccCCTGAAACTGCCTCGTAGGAGTGCCTTTTGGCCCACCTCTGTCCTCCACCTTTGAATCAAAGCAAAAGCCAGTATTACAAAAATGCTACTAGGCTCCGGCACGCTCTCTCCTCCAAGAGGAACCAGTCCTACAACTTCTGGATGCTTTGGGAGGTGAGGAGCACTTAACAATATGCTGCAGAGAAGCCATCCACATCTCAACATAGTGAACAGCCAATGAGGAAAGATGGTTTGACTTGTGGCACGTGGAAAATTAGTCCACTAGATTATTTTGCTATCGCctggtgggtttttaaaaattaaaacctgCCCTGAATTGGACAATGGAAATTTTTAAATGACCACTGGGCTTGAAGTGTTAGGAAATGGCACTGTCTATGCTTGTcatagccttgacctggatggccccggatagcccaatctcatcagatcttgggaatCTAAGCAGTGTTGGacatggttagtgcttggatgggagaagaagaagaagagttggtttttatatgccgactttctctaccacataagaaagaataaaactggcttacaatcaccttcccctccctccccacaacagacatcccgtgaggtaggtggggctgagaaaatgtgactagcccaaggtcacccagctggcttcatgtggaggagtggggaaacaaatccagttcaccagattagcctccgctgctcagggggaggagtggggaatagaacttAGTTCTCCAGCTCCAAGtccacctccccaaaccaccgctcttaaccactacaccacactgaactccaaggaagtccaagttcgctccacagaggcagacattggcaaaccacctctgttcctctcttgccttgaaaaccccatgaggggacaccataagtcaactgcaacttgatgtcGCTTTCCACAACCACATGCATTTCAATGATTTAATGCATACAAAGGAACAATTTCCCCTGCAACAAAAAGAAGCTTTCCCAGGACTGGGTGCCTTATTGCTAGACTCTTGCTCTGCTACTCACCTTCCTTCTGCCTGCTGAGTAAAATCAGGTGGCTGCTGTTGGCCGTGTGAAGATCTTCAGTCCGGGAGGCTGCTTCCTGTCAATTCTGGCAAGGAGAGAGCCAGGTCAGAGACCCAGAGAGGGCAGAAAGCTTGTTGAATGGAGACTCTGTTTCAAATGACCCCTTGAACTGCCCCAAGGAAGGGTCTTGGTTCCTTGCTGCTCCCAGATCACACGCCCCAATGCTAGGCTGCCTGCTTGCTGTCTGTGTCATGTGAAGCCAGCATTGGCAGgagtgagggtttttgttttaatcAAGACTGTGAGAGGCCCCTGGAGAGAGAGATCTGCATCACAAGGAAGAATAACTGAGAAACAGTCCAGAAAAAGAGGTCTCCTCTTGGGGTTTTCTGGCAGGGAAGATTGCACCTGAGCATAATGGATGGGGTCCCAGCTGGTCAGAGGCTAGCAGTTCTGGATCATGAATCAGGTGGTTCTTGAGCTTGAGTGGACACAGAGAACAGTTTGGGGGATGTATACAGCTTGCATACAGAACTTTGCCCAATGTCAGAGCCAATGACCATTGCAGTCAGTTGGAAACCCCACGAAAATGGCGACTAAGAGCTCTGAAACCTGCTTTCTGTGTTGGCTTTACTGTGCAATTGCACAGAGATTCTTCAGGCAAGCTCCGTACAGTAGCAGCCTGGGGCACAAAATTCTCCATGCATTTAGTTCAAAGTGCTTTGCAAAACCCTAACTGTCGAGCTTTGTGTCTGGGTTGTGTGGCAAAGTGCTGGAGTCTTGTCCAGCCACAAACATATTGTGCCCATGTCAAGGGCAAAGGGTAAAAATGTCACCTCCAAAGGACTCCATGGAAAAGCAGAGGctgaatcatagcgttggaagggtcacctagagttgccagggtcacctagtccaaccccctgcaaaatgcagggatttcacaactatctccccaccaccacacccacagtgacccctacaccatgtccagaagatggccaaaaaaaaaacctctaggaaGTGAGCAGATTGCAAAGCCCACAACGTAgatcctcatggggggggggtccatgatCTCTTTCTGACAAGCACCCATCAAAAGTTTGGTCATCCTCAATGGCCCTGCTTCGGTTGCCCCCACTATCtgaagctagacaggtggcaCCCCCAGAAAGGGCCTTTAGGCGGCCTTTGGAGGCAATGTGGCTGGCCCTGCTGAAACCGCCTCATGGAGtgaaaaatccgtgcaaccctcatagggtggTATATCTCGCCCCCCAAAAATGGGtgttcctggcccgaaagggctGTGGAGGCCACCTAACGGCGGCTCCTCCCCTAGCCCGGcaccagaacgccctgggaacacctcccagaacGCCGGTGCGACCTTTGACGACGTTGGGATGCCACCAGAAGGCCCGTCGGCATCCTGGGGTGGCTCTGCCATGGCAGCGACCGGCGACCAGGCCTAcccaccagcattggggccactaatgccagcgcagtgccttcttggcctcctaagggctttcgcccttagatctcaggaatgcgctgttattcATATATTAAACCTATTTTGAATGTTCTGTGCCTGATCTCTAGAAACACACCACATCTATTCCGTTTCGCTATCTTGGAAAGGGACTggaggaagggccatggctcaacggaacagcctctgcttggcatgcagaaggctccaggtacaatccctggcatctccagttaaaggatctggatgtagatgatgtgaaagatctctgcctgagactctggagagccactgccagtctgagtaggcattACTGATTTGATGGacgaatggtctgattcagtacaaggcaggatCTAGAGTTTTGGAAGAGAAATGTCTAATTAGTActctgctagggctgtcaaaaaaaaaatttcggtacagttcagattcggccgaatttggcccttgtgggttcggtacatgccgaagtccgaactcccccacttcggatccgttcaattcggcgggaattcaaagttcggaaaaaaaaattggccgaataaagccattaaaaacacaattgcgcctttccgcggctctggggggggcatttttgggcttagaggtcccaaactttcagcagagcttcaaaggacgtatattgaaagactccccaagttttgtaaagattgggtcagggggggctgagatatgggccctgaaaggggtcccccccacccttaatgtgtatctctcagcagagcttgccacccacgcacaaagctcccagccccgacaaacagctgatgagagcaagggcggggcaggtgctaagaactttgcaaagcaacacaactgaaaagcaacacctttgcaaacatgcaaagggcggggcaggtgtgaagaattttgcaaaacaatacaactgcaaagcaacacaagcacgcaatgcaacacctttgcaacagtgcaaagcaacacctgacacctgggagtttgcataccatggaaagggacagaggcagctagctatgcataatgagcaggagggggtggaatttctccttttgcattggacttgggaccaggcagatgcattctttaagtcaccattagaaaaccagttttgagcaagcatcaaaataacctaactgatcttatgaatgaggaaaaacctgaagaataaaaatgaagccccccctcaaaccagggagagagagactggagggggaacacacaccccaggcagaaccggcaaaagccccctttggcttcccccccccacagaaactgctccctccccccccacacacacagactctgctttcccccccacacacacacagaaaagaaaaattacagattaaagcccccaaaggggtcttactgtggctgccttctgttccatcaggaggggctgggaggctgggtaatccaatatgattccatttgtatccaatataagatccatatgtatgcatctctcgagggtgatccattcatcccaatagggaaaaggggaaagcccatatctcggggggccctgacccaatgtttacaaaacttgggtggtctcttaaaaagccttgtctgaagctccgctgaaagtttggggtcggcacacccaaaaatgcgccccctgcagccacggaaagagaaaaggggggagccgatatttcagcccccactgaacccatctttacaaaacttgggttgtctcttaagagggattctctgaagctatgataaaagtttgggggctgcacccccaaaaaagcgccccccgcagccacgaaaatggaaaagggggagaggaaaaaggggtggagcccatatctcgggaccccctgacccaatgtttacaaaacttggggggtatcttaagaagccttgtctgatgctccgctgaaggtttggggtcggcacacccaaaaatgcgccctctgcagccatggaaaga
It contains:
- the LOC130474966 gene encoding olfactory receptor 1019-like, with protein sequence MDTLELTAGVNQTQVSEFIFLGFSGIPRGHAFLFLVFLTIYLVTIIGNTTIITLIQLDSRLHSPMYFFLTHLSCLDICYSSVTVPKILTNFFRQKPTISYNQCMAQMFFLMTFAGSECALLAVMAYDRYAAICQPLHYNNLMSTQVRVPLAIFSWFWGFLDSAIHTTLATNLSFCGANQIDHIFCDVPPLLKIACSDIYVNEMALHTASVFVGLSPFLLVVISYVYILSAIVRIRSNTGRSKAFSTCTSHMVVVVIYFGMANVNYNRPSAGYSLEIDTLVSTLYCIITPMLNPLIYSLRNKEVKGALWKALGL